DNA sequence from the Malus domestica chromosome 11, GDT2T_hap1 genome:
CACTTGTTTCTGCAGTTTTAGCAAGAAATAGGACTGTGCAAGTCCATGTTTGGAGTGGAGAAAACGGAGAAAGAAGTTCGAAGGTGGTTGAATTTCTACCCGAAAACAGCACACTTAGAATTTACAGGCTTGATCTTTTGGGTGCTTGCAGGGTTGCCTGCGCTCTCGGGTGGAACTCAACTGTCAAGTCACTCTACCTTACTGGAGTGGGGTTGAAGTCACGATGGGCAAAGAAGTTTCGATGGGTTTTGGAACAGAACCAGAGCCTCAAAGAGGTAATTTTGTCGAAAACTTGGCTGAAAGATAAGGAAGTTGTGTATGTAGCAGCTGGACTCTTCAAAAACCAGAGCTTGGAGAGCTTGTATTTAGATGGAAACGTGTTTGGAGGCATCGGAGTTGAGCATTTACTCTGCCCTTTGAGCAGGTTCTCTGCCTTGCAATATCAAGCAAACATTACTTTAAAAGCGGTAACACTTGGGGTTGGAAGAACCAAGATTGGGAGGGAGGGACTTGTAGCCATTTTACAGATGCTGACAACCAACGAAAGTTTAACGCGATTAGGGATATACGATGATGAAAATTTAAGGCCCGATGATTTTGTTAAACTCTTCAAAACCTTGGAGAAGAATGCCAGCTTGAGACACTTATTGTAACAGGGCTGCATGGGTGTTCAAGGAGAGCTGGTACTGCAGGCAATCATGGAGACATTAGAGGTAAATCCTTGGCTCGAAAGTATTGATCTCGCAAGAACACCGCTGCAAAATTCAGGAAAGACCGATGCGGTCCATTAAAGATTAGGGCAGAATGGGAAGGCTGAACCAGAAATGGATTTGCTTAAAGACATGCCACTTCCAGTACTGAAAAGTTGTAGAGTGTTCTTCTGTGGGCAAAAATATGCAGGTAACTGAAACTTTTGTTTAAAAATTGAATTGGCTTAAGCACATGACATCTCCTAAAAACTTTTCGGGTTTCGACTTTCAGGTAAGACTACATTGTGTAATTCAATATCACAGAGTTTCTCTTCTTCAAAGCTTCCGTACGTGGACTAAGTACGATCTCTAGTGAACCCAGTTTAGCAAGCTGTTAGAATAGTTGGAATGAAGATAAAGACTTTCAAAGATGATGACAACACAAAGATTTCGATATGGAATCTTGCTGGTCAGCATGAATTCTATTGTCTCCATGATCTCATGTTCCCGGGGCATGGCAGTGCGTCATTCTTGTCATCGTATCCAGTTTATTCAGGAAAACGAACAACAGAGAACCGAAAAACTCAATGGAGATAGAAGAGGACCTCCAGTACTGGCTCAGGTTCATAGTCTTAAACTGTAGAAGAGCAGTGCAGCAATGCATGCTCCCAAATGTCACAGTCGTACTCACACATGACAAAATCAATCAACCTTCACAAAACTTACAGGCTGCTGTGAACTCGATTCAGAAATTGCGAGACAAGTTCCAAGGATTTGTTGACTTCTACCCGACAGTGTTCACAGTTGATGCAAGATCTTTGGCATCAGTGAGTAAGCTCACTCACCACCTTCTAAAGACAAGCAAGACAGTTCTCCAAAGAGTCCCAAGAATCTATCAGCTGTGCAATGATCTGACACAAATACTATCAGATTGGAGATCCGAGAACTACAACAAGCCTGCGATGCAGTGGAAGGAGTTCAACGAGCTATGCCAAGTAAAGGTTCCATCACCAAGAATTCGATCAAGACACGATAATAAAGAGGAGGTGGAAATGAGGAGATGGGTTGTTGCTACTTGTCTTCATCACATAGGAGAGGTAATTTATTTATGAGCTCGGGTTTCTGATCTTAGATTGTGAGTGGTTCTGCGGCGAGGTGCTTGGCCAACTAATAAGACTTGATGTAAGAAACCAAAACTCCAATGAGAATAATGGATTCATCAGCAAGAAAGATTTGGAGAAGATTCTAAGAGGAAGCTTGCAGAGTCCGATTCCTGGAATGGATTCGAAGGTATTTGAGAACTTGGATGCAAGTGATCTTGTGCGAATGATGCTTAAACTGGAACTATGTTACAAACAAAACCCATCATATCGTAATTCCTTGCTGTTGATCCCCTCCATtcttgaagaaggaagagaaaagCCACAAAGATGGCAGTTAAGCAGACTGGAGGGCCTCTATGCCGGGAGGCATCTTGAATGTGATGATTCCAGCCATATGTTCCTCACACCTGGCTTCTTTCCCCGATTACAGGCAAGAATTTCCCTAATCCTTCCTTTTAACTTGCTCTTCAATTTTCGTTTACTTTTTTCTTCGAATTATTTTGGATTTTATTGAGTCTCATTTTCCAAAACAAATCTCAGCACAAATTGATAAAATACGTAGCTATCTGCTTTGAATATCTCAACTTAAATACAATCTTTCCAATAACTGCATTGGAATAAAATGTCAAGGTATTCTGGTTTCTAGTAATATATGGCCAGAATGCGTTCAAAATCTCACACCTCCCAGGTACCGTAAAATGCAGTTTGTTTCGTTGCAACAATTAAATCAGGCATTACTTTCTGTTCCTGCAGACAGCATGTATGATTACCAGCACACCTGGGATCCAATCTCAGATTCTGGAAGACAAATCCTAAGACCTGGTTTTGATTTGGCCTGGGACCTCCTATCAGATGATGACTTCCGTGAAGTGCTGCATCGGAGATATCATGACCTATACAACCTTGCTCAAGAACTGCAAATCCCACCTGAGAGCAACCCGGAGAACACAATATCCACAAGTGACGAGCCTGACAAAGTTGATCCAACTTTTGGTGGAATCGCCAAGGGGGTTGAAGCGGTTTTGCAGAGGCTGAAGATCATTAAGCAAGAAATCAGAGACTTGAAACAGGAGATCCAAGGACTGAGATATTACGAGCATAGACTACTTGCTGAGCTTCATCGCAAAGTGAATTACCTCGTGACATACAACGTTCAAATCGAAGGAAGTGCCGAATATGTTCTACTTTGTTAGAACAGAAAATTACTCGAGGAGATTGATCACCAACATGGTTCCCGGCATGAATGCTATTCGACTGCACATGTTATGGAATGTCAACGAGAAATGCATGTCGTTGAAGATCAAATGGGGTGTGAACTGATGCAGGTTGACAACAGGACCGTGAAGTCTTTGGCACCCTACACCACAAAGTTCATGAAACTGCTAACATTTAATCTCAAGATAGGAGCCAATCTAGCCGCTGGCATGGAAGAAATGATACCGGATTTGAGCAGGGAACTTGCCCACCTGGCCGATTCATCCCTCCTTTATGGAGCCGCAGGTGCAGGGGCAGTTGCTTCCGGTGCAGTGGGGGCTGCAGCGATTGGACAGGGAAGGAGCAGAAGCAAGGCTGCAGAAAGCTCAAGAGACATCCAGCAAGATCAGAGAACCGCGCAACAATGGGTTCTGGATTTTCTAAGGGAACGGAGATGCTCAACCAGAAAGGATATCGCTGAGAAGTTCAGGTTATGGAGAGTGAGATACAGAGACGATAGTCAGATTGCATGGATCTGCAGGAGGCATATTAACCTCAGAGCACATGAAATAATTGAAGTGCCCCTTTGAAGTTATGCATCGGAAATGGTTTGGAATTGGATAACCCGAATCCTAGATTTCCCCTTTGATGTTGTAATCaatattttctttatttgtctTCTGCTACAAAGATCCCGAAATTTCAGTATAAGCTCGTAACTAAACACTTGAAACACCGtcttgaaaggaaaaaaatcctGAACCAAACTGTTATTGCACCCGACTATTATTGTACTTGATATCATCAGCCGTTAGCATGTGAGGagttttatatatttgattCTTGAAAGTATTTATCACTAACATTAACAATTGTCACGGAGATTACACTAATTACGTAATCAAATTATACACCTACTTTTCAAGAGGCACAAAAACATCGACTTTTGAAGGAGATGTATGAAATAATGGAAGATTAACCAAACTTGTCCAAGTCACATGGATGGGGATGGATAAGATCTCTGGTGGATTCTTTTTGCCTTTTCATGATTAGATCCGTTGGATTATGAAACCAATCACGTTAAATGGCCGAAAGCACAGCTGCAGCTGATCTGGCCTTTCAAACTTTTGAGGTTAATCACACCATGTGATTGTGGGATTATAACATAACTCATGATTAGCACATAGTTGGACGGAGTTTGATATCGAAAAATTAAGGTTAAAATTAAAAGTAGATACAAGGAGGAAAGATGTAACAGAAGTTCTTATACGCTAATACTAATACAAGGTGATAGAACAGAGCTTGTAACAAGTACAAGTCAAGATTTTCGTGACATCTAAAGCACCTCAACATACAAAGGGAAACACCACAATACATAAAACATTATTACACATCAGTACGAGTAATCTAAAATCTAGAGTCACCTGTTTTTCTTCCTCCGATGAAGTGAAACGAAAGCTCAGAAGAAAGCCCTACTGCCATAAAACACCCGGGAACCACTGCTCTTTGGTGTCTGTATTTTCTGATCAGTGCTCGAGTTTCCTGAACTGGTTGGTGATTCAAGGTCCAACGGAAGCTTCATTTTTGCCAAGGACTCGGTGAATTGCTGCATGCTTTTCATGTACATGTCTACAAAATCCTGCTGCACCGCTGTATGCTCTGGAACGGTGACTGTGACAGTAGGATTCTCAAATGTCTCACTTGGCACCCCACCAGACGAATTAATCTCATCATCTTTATCCACCTTTTTCTCTTCCGCCGCCAAAACTTGTTCGTGGTTTGGAGATTTCACAGCTGATGGAGCATCATACGACTCTGAGCTTGTATGACCCGATGGAGATGAAACACCATTAGTTGACACACTGCTTGGGGGAGAATCAAGCTTCCGAACAGGAGTAGATTCAACAGTAGCAGTCGAGAAACCTTCAACAGCATGAACACCCACTTCGGAAATAACCTGAGTTTCAGTGTCAGCAGTGACAAAGCTATCAGAGCTTTGAGACTCAAATTCAGAACATgggatcttaatgtactctgaAACCATTCTCTGGTCTTCATTGTCAATGTTCGGATCTGGGAACTCTAACCTATCTAATTCACATGACTCAGCTGTCTCCGAGTCCTGCACAATAGGATTTGAGGCCAAGGACATTACTTCTGGCATATCTCCAGTGTACGAGAGGGACAACTGGACAAACCCTGCTGGGGAATGAAACAGATCAGTTGAAGAAAGAGAGAACTCTTTCTCTAACTTCCCATTCTTAACGAGGACCTCCGACAAAGGCACCAAAGAAAACCCCAGCAACTGATCTTGAAGATAATTCTTGACCCTGCTCAGCATCCAAATCTCGCATTTGAGGGAGGAATCAACACTCCGAACATTGAGCTGGACATTGTCATTGAAGACTGGATTTTGACCACCACCGTTAATGGTCTTGGTGGAGACTGTGTTTTCAGGATCACTCGTCAGGCATAGCTTAGCGTAGACATCTTGCTTGTGGTATATGCAGATGTTCTGGATGTCCCTAGCCTGATGAACGTAAACCTCGAGAACACCAATGAAGTTCTCTGAGTTACAAGCTATATTGGCATCAGTTGCATTGGATGCGGGGCCATTGGTACGAATGAACTGCTTCTCAGGCTCGGCAACAGAGCTTTTGAATGGAGACACAACAGATTGAGGAGAATCCATGATCATAAACACCTAGGAAGTTAACCTGACAAAGCACAACAAAGATCGTTCTGAGAAAACTCGAGTCGCTCCAAAATTATAAGTCTAAAATTGGAAAGTACCACCTAGTTAATTCCAAAGACCCAGCTCAGATATTTAGCTGGACTGGATACAATTTAGACTAAAAACATATAAAGCCAATTCGAATATAGAACACCTTAAGGCATAAATTAGAAATTCGTACGATTCTAGTAAAATCCAAGGCGTGGTTACCGCATAAATTAGAAACTCGAACTGTTTTAGTTTAAATCCAAGGCGTCAGTCGAACACAAATTGTAACCTTCTATGATGCTTAAAACGAGAccccaaaataaaatataacaaaatcCTAGCATGTCCAGAAATAAACACCAATTCTCAAACATATAGAATTTAGAAGCCAAACATTCATAGAAGGAACTTTCATAAGAATCACTCAAACCCCAAACCATAGCATAAGCACCACAAGAAACTGAGAGTACACAAACCTATTAACTTCAGcaagataaaaaattaaacaaaaatttcttGTAATTGAAAGATCAAAACCCACTTGAACAAGCTCAAAACCCAGACACCCTTACCTTGAAATCCTTCACACAAACCAAAAAAAGGCAAAACCCAGAAGccaaaaaccccaaaaagcACTTTTCCAGTAGGCTCCTCCAAAACCCACCACAACCCCAAACTTAAAAAGAAGCAAACCCTTAAGCAATAATGCAAGATATAAAACTACACAAATATTTCTTGTAATTCAAAGATCAAAACCCATTTGAACAATCTCAGAACCCAGAAATCCTTACCTTGAAATCTTTCACatcaaccaaaaacaagcaaaacccagaagccaaaaaccccaaaaaagcACTTTGCCAGTAAGCTCCTCCAAAACACACAACCCCAAACTTAAAAACAAGCAAACCCTTCAATAATAATGCAAAGATATTTGCACAGTCCAATAAAGCCACCTACTTTTCTACAAACAGAGATTATATTCTACCACCGGAATCCAAGGGAGCAAAACAGGGAAACGAAAGCACAGCGACCAAGATCGTGCCACAGaattccaaaaacaaaatttgacccTTGAATCCTTCGAAAAGTCACATAAAACGAACCAAAAAAATGAACAAATAGCTCCCAAAAGAGCAAGtaacaataaaataaagcaaaagCTGAGATGGGTTTGCTCCTTTTTCCATTACCTTTGGCTCTTTAGCTAGAAAGTCAAAGCGATTtgcttgaaatttgaaatttgtgtcTCCAATTGAAGATCCCACCAAGACCCAAAGACACTCAGTTCATCAGTCGAGATTAtactgttgctgctgctgctactGCTAAAGAAACAAAGCTTCTGAAGGACAGAGAAGGAATAATGATAAAGATAATCTAATGGAGAAATGCGGGTGTGGGTTGAAGCTTGTCGGAAAGCCTATGCGGTTGTGTATTGGATGATAATATATAATAACGTACGATAGTTTTATTCAAACACTCAATTTTACCTATCATACatctattaattttttatatttgttcttcttcaatttattgaaTTCGATGCTTagaattaaaagaattaaaagaaTATGTGTGAAGTAAAATTAAATGTGGATAACATTACCACTACCCTAACAGAACTACTATCTTCTCATTTCAAACTTCTTGTTTTATATTTTCGACTCTCATTTTTCTTTAAGTAATGCtatgaaaatcaaattttacAAACTATGCCATGTTGTAGTATGAGAAATAAACCAATAAGCGAGAATGAGAAAATTCAATTGCAAAAATATATTTGTTCATGTATGTAACGTAAGTAGATAAATAATGTCCGTTTTTGTTTCCCTAAATTTATATAAGTAATGTACTAATTCGCCTTCTAAATACACCGAAAAATCTCTCAAACCCTTTAAAGGTCAGTTGTATTATGCTaaagagactaaatttatagataatat
Encoded proteins:
- the LOC103422960 gene encoding uncharacterized protein — protein: MIMDSPQSVVSPFKSSVAEPEKQFIRTNGPASNATDANIACNSENFIGVLEVYVHQARDIQNICIYHKQDVYAKLCLTSDPENTVSTKTINGGGQNPVFNDNVQLNVRSVDSSLKCEIWMLSRVKNYLQDQLLGFSLVPLSEVLVKNGKLEKEFSLSSTDLFHSPAGFVQLSLSYTGDMPEVMSLASNPIVQDSETAESCELDRLEFPDPNIDNEDQRMVSEYIKIPCSEFESQSSDSFVTADTETQVISEVGVHAVEGFSTATVESTPVRKLDSPPSSVSTNGVSSPSGHTSSESYDAPSAVKSPNHEQVLAAEEKKVDKDDEINSSGGVPSETFENPTVTVTVPEHTAVQQDFVDMYMKSMQQFTESLAKMKLPLDLESPTSSGNSSTDQKIQTPKSSGSRVFYGSRAFF